Proteins encoded in a region of the Mercenaria mercenaria strain notata chromosome 1, MADL_Memer_1, whole genome shotgun sequence genome:
- the LOC128547996 gene encoding uncharacterized protein LOC128547996, which translates to MLRVTALALRFIQKIRKLPYTNGSLKSSEMKTAEEMWLLHVQRKHFADEFESIRSAKKNNLQQQLGLYIDEVGLLRCKGRLENADINENAKHPVLLPRKDRLTYLFIDKIHKEILHSGVSQTLAKTRQRFWIPHGRATKMSVIHMCTVCRRFDGGPYKMPPMPSLPPSRVTECRPFSRTGLDYLGPIYVKSNDTPMKVWVCLFTCLVTRAVHLEVVLDISTEECLMCLRRFISQRGTPVQLISDNGSHFKAASSILDQIWNRTLHSDEVQTYASNSRITWNFITELAPWMGGYYERLVGIVKECFEKR; encoded by the coding sequence ATGCTAAGAGTGACAGCTTTGGCTCTaagatttatacaaaaaatacgCAAGTTACCTTACACAAATGGAAGCTTAAAAAGTTCTGAAATGAAAACTGCAGAAGAAATGTGGTTACTACATGTTCAAAGAAAACACTTTGCTGATGAATTTGAGTCAATTAGAAGTGCAAAGAAAAACAATCTGCAACAACAATTAGGTCTTTATATTGATGAAGTTGGACTATTGCGATGCAAAGGCAGATTAGAGAATGCGGATATCAATGAAAATGCCAAACATCCAGTACTTCTACCAAGAAAAGATCGTTTGACATATCTTTTCATTGACAAAATACACAAAGAAATTCTGCATAGTGGTGTTTCTCAAACGTTAGCAAAAACAAGACAAAGATTCTGGATTCCACATGGTCGAGCAACAAAAATGTCTGTTATACATATGTGTACAGTGTGTCGCCGCTTTGACGGAGGTCCTTATAAGATGCCGCCGATGCCGTCTTTACCTCCATCTAGAGTGACAGAATGTAGGCCATTTTCACGAACAGGTTTAGATTACTTGGGTCCTATCTATGTGAAATCAAATGATACGCCAATGAAAGTGTGGGTTTGTTTATTCACCTGTCTCGTGACTAGAGCCGTGCATCTTGAAGTCGTGCTTGATATTTCTACTGAAGAATGTTTAATGTGCCTGCGACGATTTATTTCTCAAAGAGGCACCCCTGTTCAGTTGATCAGTGATAATGGTTCGCATTTCAAAGCTGCCAGTTCAATATTAGATCAAATATGGAACAGAACGCTCCATAGTGATGAAGTTCAAACGTATGCGTCTAACTCCAGAATCACTTGGAATTTCATTACAGAACTTGCTCCATGGATGGGAGGCTATTACGAGAGACTCGTAGGCATAGTAAAAGAGTGTTTCGAAAAACGTTAG